One stretch of Treponema pectinovorum DNA includes these proteins:
- a CDS encoding dipeptide/oligopeptide/nickel ABC transporter permease/ATP-binding protein, which yields MKKIFRYIKSRTLALISVIFIAILYLLMIFAPFIAPYTAVTSFEKATFHPANVEISSKGLVAREFRVLNPSVWQYAKVKGLKHKISFFVEGEKYKLFGFIPCKTHLFGTKADEQTGEIYPVFLLGADNLGRDTFSRLLYGSRISLTIGFVASAISLFLAILFGGLAGFFGSFTDWFIMRFSEFFMLIPSLYLILFLRSLLNTKLDSGQSYMIITLILSLVGWPGSARTLRGIVHSLKREDFVQNARLEKIPSLLIIFRYIIPQISSLLIVSTTLSIPGFIMSETTLSYLGLGIADPAVSWGSMINREISTLSNLKNFPWLLIPVVLLLLVTLAFNFFGDCLRDYFDPYNIIFKKKTRKIRNKDKGGENAPLAPAASASSATPLCEAQKNVSAASQRSALSLNKDNILSVRNLKVSFLSKNLNDKKLVYAVRNVSFDVRRGEILGIVGESGSGKSVSTTAITGLLPNNAEVTGSILFNDGQNFIDLQKLSSLQKRDFRGKKIGMIFQESGRAFDPLQNIFSCFYETFLNSDKKITKEQAQKKACALLEEVGITDAQNRLKNFPHQFSGGQLQRISIALSLAQDCSLLIADEPTTALDVTVQAQIVNLLRRLNKTRRLSIIFISHNIKLIAQFCDTVVVMYGGKIMEKGETQKLLSSPKHPYTKALIASIPEFGIHYTKQNLISIPGKVYDSSKEQDGCPFFERCAFAKQECKASDLCYKMLVGI from the coding sequence ATGAAAAAAATCTTTCGCTACATAAAATCTCGTACGCTTGCTTTAATTTCTGTAATATTCATTGCAATATTGTACCTTTTAATGATATTTGCACCCTTTATAGCTCCTTACACAGCGGTAACCTCGTTTGAAAAAGCAACCTTTCATCCTGCAAATGTGGAAATTTCTTCAAAGGGGCTGGTTGCAAGAGAATTTAGGGTATTAAATCCTTCTGTGTGGCAGTATGCAAAGGTAAAAGGCTTAAAACACAAGATAAGTTTTTTTGTGGAAGGCGAAAAATATAAACTTTTTGGTTTTATTCCATGCAAAACCCATCTTTTTGGAACAAAGGCTGACGAGCAAACTGGCGAGATTTATCCTGTTTTTTTGTTAGGAGCGGACAACCTTGGACGCGACACCTTTAGCCGCTTGCTTTACGGCAGCAGAATTTCCCTTACGATAGGTTTTGTCGCAAGTGCCATAAGCCTTTTTCTTGCAATTTTGTTTGGAGGGCTTGCAGGATTTTTTGGCTCATTTACCGACTGGTTTATAATGCGCTTTTCAGAGTTTTTTATGCTGATTCCAAGCCTCTATCTCATCTTGTTTTTGCGTTCACTTTTAAACACAAAACTGGACAGCGGTCAAAGTTATATGATAATCACTTTGATTTTAAGCCTTGTCGGCTGGCCAGGCAGTGCGAGAACTTTGCGCGGCATAGTGCATTCATTAAAACGCGAAGATTTTGTTCAAAATGCACGCCTGGAAAAAATTCCTTCGCTATTGATAATATTTCGCTACATAATTCCTCAAATTTCAAGCCTTTTAATAGTAAGCACAACGCTTTCGATTCCGGGTTTTATAATGAGCGAAACAACACTTTCATATTTAGGATTGGGAATTGCAGACCCGGCGGTAAGCTGGGGTTCAATGATAAATCGAGAAATTTCGACGCTTTCAAATTTAAAAAACTTTCCGTGGCTTTTGATTCCCGTCGTGCTTTTACTTTTGGTAACTCTGGCATTCAATTTTTTTGGCGACTGCCTTAGGGACTATTTTGATCCTTACAACATAATTTTTAAGAAAAAAACTCGAAAAATTCGAAATAAAGATAAAGGAGGGGAGAACGCTCCCCTGGCGCCAGCTGCATCCGCATCTTCTGCCACCCCTTTATGCGAGGCACAAAAAAATGTCTCTGCGGCCTCGCAACGCTCCGCATTATCGTTAAATAAGGACAATATACTTTCTGTGCGCAATCTAAAAGTTAGCTTTTTATCAAAAAATTTAAATGACAAAAAATTAGTCTATGCGGTAAGAAATGTTTCGTTTGATGTAAGGCGTGGAGAAATTTTAGGTATTGTAGGAGAATCCGGTTCTGGAAAATCAGTTTCTACAACAGCAATAACAGGACTTCTTCCAAATAATGCAGAAGTTACAGGAAGCATTTTGTTTAACGACGGACAAAATTTTATCGATTTGCAAAAATTATCTTCTCTTCAAAAAAGAGATTTTCGAGGCAAAAAAATTGGCATGATTTTTCAGGAAAGTGGCAGAGCGTTTGACCCTTTGCAAAATATCTTTTCGTGCTTTTACGAAACCTTTTTAAATTCAGATAAAAAAATTACAAAAGAACAAGCACAAAAAAAAGCTTGTGCCTTACTCGAAGAAGTTGGAATAACGGATGCTCAAAATCGCTTAAAAAATTTCCCGCATCAGTTTTCTGGCGGTCAGCTACAGAGGATAAGCATCGCTTTATCGCTTGCACAGGATTGCTCGCTTTTGATTGCGGACGAGCCAACAACCGCTTTGGATGTTACGGTTCAGGCACAGATTGTAAATCTCTTGCGTCGCCTGAATAAAACTCGCAGACTTTCAATAATCTTTATAAGCCACAACATAAAGTTAATCGCTCAATTCTGCGACACAGTCGTTGTAATGTATGGCGGAAAAATAATGGAAAAAGGCGAAACGCAAAAACTTTTATCATCGCCAAAGCATCCTTATACAAAAGCACTTATTGCTTCAATCCCAGAGTTTGGAATTCATTATACAAAACAAAATTTGATTTCAATTCCTGGAAAAGTTTACGACAGTTCAAAAGAACAAGACGGTTGCCCATTTTTTGAGCGCTGCGCTTTTGCAAAACAAGAATGCAAAGCAAGCGATTTGTGTTACAAGATGTTGGTGGGTATATAA
- a CDS encoding ABC transporter ATP-binding protein has product MKDDSNFYDNILEVENLSKKFSLDSGFFARKDRFVHALNDVSFYIRRGETYGIVGESGSGKSTLAKILAGMYKGDDGSICFNSKNDGTIRYVFQDPARSLNPRLTVYSILTDGLYFAKSNKKVDSKEELLCKAQKIIEEVGLDKSDLDKRPSQFSGGQRQRISIARGLLGNPELLLCDEVVSALDVSIQGQILNLLKDIKKTRSLSYLFIAHDLRVSCYFCDRIGVMYRGFLLEEADAADFYKTAVHPYSKLLFEGALGTASENAGEIKSSLTDLKGCPFAHRCTKAKKHCFEECPPWKELSSLDKQKIHRLRCFEV; this is encoded by the coding sequence ATGAAAGACGATTCAAATTTTTACGACAACATTTTGGAAGTAGAAAATCTTTCAAAAAAGTTTTCCCTCGATTCAGGATTTTTCGCACGCAAAGATAGATTTGTTCATGCTTTAAACGATGTAAGTTTTTATATACGGCGCGGCGAGACTTACGGAATAGTTGGCGAGTCTGGCTCTGGAAAATCAACTTTGGCAAAAATTTTGGCAGGAATGTACAAAGGCGACGATGGAAGCATCTGCTTTAACTCAAAAAATGATGGAACAATAAGATATGTGTTTCAAGACCCTGCACGCTCTTTAAATCCTAGGCTTACAGTTTATTCAATTTTGACAGATGGCTTATATTTTGCAAAAAGCAATAAAAAAGTTGACTCAAAAGAAGAACTCTTATGCAAAGCACAGAAGATAATCGAAGAAGTTGGCTTAGATAAAAGCGATTTAGATAAACGGCCTTCACAATTTTCAGGAGGGCAAAGGCAAAGAATATCAATAGCACGAGGATTATTGGGAAATCCTGAATTATTGCTTTGCGATGAAGTTGTTTCTGCCTTGGATGTGAGCATACAAGGGCAGATATTAAATTTATTAAAGGATATAAAAAAAACTCGAAGTCTTTCTTATCTTTTTATAGCACACGATTTACGCGTAAGCTGCTATTTTTGCGATAGGATAGGAGTAATGTACCGAGGCTTTTTGCTCGAAGAAGCGGACGCTGCTGATTTTTATAAAACAGCCGTGCATCCGTATTCAAAACTTCTATTTGAAGGTGCACTTGGAACAGCAAGCGAAAATGCAGGAGAAATAAAATCCTCACTTACAGATTTAAAAGGCTGCCCCTTTGCTCACCGCTGCACAAAAGCAAAAAAACACTGCTTTGAAGAGTGCCCGCCATGGAAAGAACTTTCTAGTTTAGATAAACAAAAAATCCACAGGTTGCGATGTTTTGAAGTTTAA
- a CDS encoding Trp family transcriptional regulator — MNKSEENQATQEALDESLKEMCNLISKNNDPKLIYDFFECLFTKAELKDFAMRWLLVKEIDKGTTQRDIAKKFSMSLCKITRGSKELKKPDSAFRRFLDLAEKI, encoded by the coding sequence ATGAATAAGAGCGAAGAAAATCAAGCGACACAAGAAGCACTCGACGAAAGTTTAAAAGAGATGTGCAATCTTATTTCCAAAAATAACGACCCAAAACTGATATATGACTTTTTTGAATGTCTTTTTACAAAAGCGGAACTCAAAGATTTTGCGATGCGATGGCTTTTGGTAAAAGAAATCGACAAGGGAACGACTCAACGCGATATTGCAAAAAAATTTTCGATGTCGCTTTGTAAGATTACTCGCGGTTCTAAAGAGTTAAAAAAGCCAGACTCAGCATTTAGAAGATTTTTAGACCTCGCAGAAAAAATCTAA
- a CDS encoding ankyrin repeat domain-containing protein, producing the protein MKKSILKKYLPVLCSAAFIFALYSCASAPAPKNDSIQDLIKEGRYDEAKELFAARAEINGQDEKGETALHVCARVNQSDLITFLIIKGADTEIVNSDGDTPLLVAVKNNSIDAAKTLIALKANIFAKDANENSALQIALAKNEPWYDVMINQQTAALKDVNGENIVHYFVRTSDEKAIDYCIKNELPLSQKNNFGKNPVSICYESAQEIIPIRIAAKLLQAGAEGERGKFSYFEDAVRTRNTMIRFSDGQTPLHLATILGHTGVVSYLLNEKTYVRQTDLLQAQDIAGSTPLHEAVRYGRVEIAKLLLSSGAKVDALDAVGKTPFLLIIPRESQLEMYSALLSFNADVMQKDMYGDTVLHVATMAAVSPEVLQLLVKAGAPINERNKKGVTPLSLAIEKKNIEHVIFYAQNGADINAEDMNGKTPLEYALESPTIEMLKNLVTTKNVLSKDSAGNTPLHTAILKDSPFPYIQYLVDTGADVNARNKRGDSVLYLAVIKNQRQTGDLLLSNNADIFATNTDNNSPLRVALTNGGEVQDWLITSRTLNTTDGAGNTPLHYAAEWKLNSAILALIQKGANVNAVNANGESALFSAVKADSPSTINLLVEKGIITDTRSNLTRDHLGNTPLHYAVKWNSLEAAKSVISLGFAVNAQNLAGKTALSDCCRSNKKEMAILLLSYGADVNATDVTGRTVLIDAIQAGSEQMVSLLLTNGANPHIQEMNGRNAYHEAALSANINIINLIRQAGGSPLSRDSYGDSPFSLVLRYDENILKAVLGSNKDIVDSDGNTPIHIAVERRVTPAQLTMLLSMGYPVSQRNGKGMTPLNMAVSSNQKKLALTLLEKGANPFVATVEGDSALTNAFKNGNIEILDAIVKHNAQKSDTNGDSILHYAARLADETQIQHLLSLGLERNVKNLSGETPYQMALRWNRPKIAELLK; encoded by the coding sequence ATGAAAAAATCGATTTTAAAAAAATATTTGCCAGTACTTTGTTCAGCAGCTTTCATTTTTGCACTTTATTCGTGCGCTTCTGCGCCAGCTCCAAAAAACGACTCTATTCAAGATCTTATAAAAGAAGGTCGCTATGACGAAGCTAAAGAATTGTTTGCTGCAAGAGCAGAGATAAACGGTCAGGACGAAAAAGGAGAAACTGCTCTCCACGTCTGTGCTAGGGTAAATCAAAGCGATTTGATAACTTTTTTGATTATAAAAGGTGCGGATACAGAAATTGTAAACTCCGACGGAGATACGCCTCTTTTGGTTGCTGTAAAAAATAACAGCATAGACGCTGCAAAAACTTTAATTGCTCTAAAAGCCAATATTTTTGCAAAAGATGCCAATGAAAATTCGGCCTTGCAGATTGCCCTTGCAAAAAATGAACCATGGTATGATGTGATGATAAATCAGCAGACTGCAGCTTTAAAAGATGTAAACGGCGAAAATATCGTTCATTATTTTGTTAGGACATCAGACGAAAAAGCTATTGATTATTGCATAAAAAATGAACTTCCGCTTTCTCAAAAAAATAATTTTGGAAAAAATCCTGTTTCAATCTGTTACGAAAGCGCTCAAGAAATTATACCTATAAGGATTGCGGCAAAGCTTTTGCAGGCAGGTGCAGAAGGCGAGAGAGGCAAATTCTCTTATTTTGAAGATGCAGTTCGCACCCGCAACACTATGATTCGTTTTTCTGACGGTCAAACTCCGCTTCATCTTGCAACAATCTTAGGTCATACAGGAGTTGTAAGTTATCTTTTGAATGAAAAAACTTATGTAAGACAGACCGACCTTTTGCAAGCACAAGATATTGCAGGTTCTACACCTTTGCATGAGGCTGTTCGTTATGGAAGGGTAGAAATCGCAAAACTTTTGTTGAGTTCTGGGGCAAAGGTTGACGCTTTGGATGCTGTTGGAAAAACTCCTTTCCTTTTGATAATTCCGCGAGAATCGCAACTTGAAATGTACAGTGCGCTTCTATCGTTTAATGCAGATGTCATGCAAAAGGATATGTATGGCGATACAGTGCTACACGTCGCAACGATGGCAGCAGTTTCTCCTGAAGTTCTGCAACTTTTGGTAAAAGCTGGTGCTCCAATAAATGAACGCAATAAAAAAGGCGTAACTCCATTGAGCCTTGCAATCGAAAAGAAAAACATAGAACACGTAATTTTTTACGCACAAAACGGTGCGGACATAAATGCAGAAGATATGAACGGCAAAACTCCATTGGAATATGCGCTGGAAAGTCCCACAATCGAAATGCTAAAAAATCTTGTAACCACAAAAAATGTGCTTTCAAAAGACAGTGCAGGAAACACCCCTTTACACACTGCAATCTTAAAAGACAGCCCGTTCCCATATATTCAATATCTTGTTGATACAGGAGCGGATGTAAATGCAAGAAATAAGCGTGGAGATTCTGTTCTTTATCTTGCGGTCATAAAAAATCAAAGACAAACTGGCGATCTTTTGCTTTCAAACAATGCGGATATATTTGCGACAAACACAGATAATAATTCCCCACTAAGAGTTGCTCTTACAAACGGCGGCGAAGTTCAGGACTGGCTTATAACGAGCAGGACTTTAAATACTACAGACGGTGCCGGAAACACACCTCTGCATTATGCTGCTGAATGGAAACTTAATTCTGCAATTTTGGCTTTGATTCAAAAAGGTGCAAATGTAAACGCTGTAAATGCAAATGGAGAATCGGCACTTTTTTCCGCGGTAAAAGCGGATTCGCCTTCAACTATAAATCTATTGGTAGAAAAGGGAATTATCACAGATACTCGCTCAAATCTGACTCGCGATCATTTAGGAAATACACCTTTGCACTATGCGGTAAAATGGAACAGTTTGGAAGCTGCAAAATCCGTAATTTCTTTGGGCTTTGCTGTTAATGCACAGAACCTTGCTGGAAAAACCGCCTTGAGCGACTGTTGTCGTTCAAATAAAAAAGAAATGGCAATTCTTCTTTTATCATACGGTGCCGATGTAAACGCAACAGATGTTACAGGTAGAACAGTTTTAATCGACGCAATTCAGGCTGGAAGTGAGCAGATGGTAAGCCTTCTACTTACAAATGGAGCAAATCCTCATATCCAGGAAATGAACGGAAGAAATGCCTATCACGAAGCCGCTTTGAGTGCAAATATCAACATAATCAATTTGATAAGGCAGGCAGGAGGCTCTCCGCTTTCGCGCGATTCGTATGGAGATAGTCCTTTTAGCCTCGTTTTGCGCTATGATGAGAACATTTTAAAAGCGGTTTTAGGAAGCAATAAAGATATAGTTGATTCCGACGGTAATACTCCAATCCATATCGCTGTAGAAAGAAGAGTTACTCCAGCACAACTTACAATGCTTTTGAGCATGGGCTATCCTGTAAGCCAGAGAAACGGCAAAGGAATGACACCTCTAAATATGGCTGTAAGTTCAAATCAGAAAAAACTCGCACTTACGCTTTTGGAAAAGGGAGCAAATCCTTTTGTTGCAACAGTTGAGGGCGATAGTGCACTTACAAACGCGTTTAAAAACGGCAATATCGAAATACTGGATGCAATCGTAAAACACAATGCCCAAAAGTCAGACACAAATGGAGATTCAATTTTGCACTATGCAGCGCGTCTAGCGGACGAGACTCAAATTCAGCATCTTTTAAGTTTGGGACTTGAACGCAATGTAAAAAATTTGAGTGGCGAAACTCCGTATCAAATGGCACTGCGTTGGAATAGACCTAAGATTGCAGAATTGCTAAAATAA
- a CDS encoding Bax inhibitor-1/YccA family protein, whose translation MTETRAVRLTDIEKSRFLARTYGWMAFALFLSAVVAYITALNIFSQTPDGRLVFTSFGRALFGKSNFGFLALCILEFAIVIWLTAKIRTMSVASAIAGFVLYSVVNGITLSSIFAIYEVSSIANAFLATSITFAVMCIYGTFTKKDLSKMARYLYMVLLGIILASVLHFVIAMIAKAPLTMLDLLISIATIIVFTGLTAYDSQKILKTAQMAKDSADYKKVSILAALELYLDFVNLLLALLRLFGKRRN comes from the coding sequence ATGACAGAAACAAGGGCAGTTCGCCTAACCGATATTGAAAAATCAAGATTCTTGGCACGAACTTATGGCTGGATGGCTTTCGCGCTGTTTTTAAGTGCAGTAGTTGCATACATAACAGCTTTAAATATATTCAGCCAAACTCCAGACGGCAGATTAGTATTTACCTCGTTTGGAAGGGCACTTTTTGGCAAGAGCAATTTTGGATTTTTAGCACTTTGCATCTTAGAATTTGCAATAGTCATCTGGCTAACGGCAAAAATCAGGACGATGAGCGTAGCCTCTGCGATTGCAGGATTTGTGCTTTATTCTGTAGTAAACGGAATAACTCTTTCTAGCATCTTTGCAATTTACGAAGTTTCTTCAATAGCAAACGCTTTTCTTGCAACTTCAATAACATTTGCAGTTATGTGCATATATGGAACTTTTACAAAAAAAGACCTTTCAAAAATGGCACGCTATCTTTATATGGTACTTCTCGGAATAATACTCGCTTCAGTGCTGCATTTTGTTATCGCTATGATTGCAAAGGCACCACTTACAATGCTCGACTTGCTCATAAGCATTGCGACAATCATAGTTTTTACAGGTTTAACTGCTTACGACAGTCAAAAAATCTTAAAGACTGCTCAAATGGCAAAAGACAGCGCGGACTACAAAAAAGTTTCAATACTTGCAGCGCTGGAATTGTATTTGGATTTTGTAAACCTGCTTTTAGCTTTGTTAAGGCTCTTTGGAAAAAGAAGAAATTAA
- a CDS encoding SAM-dependent methyltransferase, with amino-acid sequence MKTALYLIPNTLGETPLNFVIPQENANIIKNIRHFIVESRKCAVRFLIANDKTFPIEECTFTELSNHTPKDEDLSHILDPILKGQSIGLISDAGCPAVGDPGKLAVELAHKKNIAVVPLVGPNSMILALMASGFNGQNFAFNGYLSAKTGERESKLKQLENRAYKEDQTQLFIETPYRNEKMIESIIKVCKAETKLCIASALTTQNEFIATKKIAEWKKSKIPQLNKIPTIFLIYK; translated from the coding sequence ATGAAAACCGCTCTTTATTTAATTCCAAACACTTTAGGCGAAACGCCACTGAATTTTGTAATTCCTCAGGAAAATGCCAATATAATTAAAAACATTCGGCACTTTATTGTAGAAAGCAGAAAATGCGCTGTTAGGTTTTTGATTGCAAACGATAAAACTTTCCCGATAGAAGAATGCACTTTTACGGAACTTTCAAATCATACGCCAAAGGACGAAGATTTAAGCCACATTTTAGACCCAATTTTAAAAGGGCAGAGCATTGGTTTAATAAGCGATGCCGGCTGTCCTGCGGTGGGCGACCCCGGAAAGCTTGCCGTTGAACTTGCACACAAAAAAAATATCGCAGTCGTTCCTCTTGTAGGACCAAACTCCATGATTTTGGCACTTATGGCGAGCGGCTTTAACGGACAAAACTTTGCATTCAACGGATATTTGAGTGCAAAAACTGGCGAGCGAGAATCAAAACTCAAGCAGCTGGAAAACAGAGCTTACAAAGAAGACCAGACGCAACTTTTTATAGAAACGCCTTACAGAAACGAAAAGATGATTGAATCGATAATAAAAGTCTGCAAAGCAGAAACAAAATTGTGCATAGCTTCGGCTCTTACAACTCAAAACGAATTTATTGCAACTAAAAAAATTGCAGAATGGAAAAAATCTAAAATTCCACAGTTAAATAAAATTCCAACTATATTTTTGATTTACAAATAG
- a CDS encoding sugar phosphate isomerase/epimerase family protein produces the protein MKILIRPHDIGKGSADWLGKTAFEWGFDGVQLAIAKAVEGQNGNPGTLTPQVIDEIRTGFNRYNVEIPILGAYFNPVHSNKEKVELGSQKYADHLRHAKEFGAKFVASESGSYNDDKWTYNPKNQTEEAFQEVKKVFERMPKIAEESGVCMAIEGAWGHCMYKPEVLKRLADEIDPGQKNFRFIVDIYNYLYIGNHEKRSEIFETCLKLFKGKICGFHLKDYVVKDGELELAPLGQGIMGWKDFLPVIMEQEPNAYLIFEGVKDVPASLKFVRSITG, from the coding sequence ATGAAAATTTTGATTAGACCGCACGACATTGGAAAAGGTAGCGCCGACTGGCTTGGAAAAACTGCTTTTGAATGGGGCTTTGACGGAGTTCAGCTTGCAATAGCAAAGGCTGTGGAAGGGCAGAACGGAAATCCCGGAACTTTAACCCCTCAAGTTATAGACGAAATTAGAACCGGCTTTAACAGATACAACGTAGAAATTCCGATTTTGGGAGCGTATTTTAATCCTGTTCACTCCAATAAAGAAAAAGTTGAACTGGGCTCGCAAAAATATGCTGACCATTTGAGGCATGCAAAAGAATTTGGTGCAAAATTTGTTGCTTCTGAAAGCGGCAGTTACAACGATGACAAGTGGACTTACAATCCTAAAAACCAGACGGAAGAGGCTTTTCAGGAAGTAAAAAAAGTTTTTGAACGCATGCCAAAAATTGCAGAGGAAAGTGGCGTTTGTATGGCAATAGAAGGCGCGTGGGGACACTGCATGTACAAGCCTGAAGTTTTAAAACGACTTGCAGACGAAATTGACCCTGGTCAAAAAAACTTTAGATTTATAGTTGATATTTATAATTACCTTTACATTGGTAATCACGAAAAGCGTTCAGAAATTTTTGAAACTTGCCTAAAACTTTTTAAGGGAAAAATCTGCGGTTTTCATCTAAAAGATTATGTTGTAAAAGATGGGGAGCTTGAGCTTGCACCTTTGGGGCAGGGCATAATGGGCTGGAAAGATTTTCTTCCTGTGATAATGGAACAAGAGCCAAACGCTTATTTGATTTTTGAAGGAGTAAAAGATGTTCCCGCATCTTTGAAATTCGTTCGCAGCATAACAGGATAA
- a CDS encoding GGDEF domain-containing protein: MKDELKQKVLTLINSRSAARIPEAKFSFSATLNQFIDYYFTEKQAEQHWEKISKRHFELEQKLDKKVSLYLAIVDYFTNDNQFFQSPVLVEINVLREAEEAAMLDPLTGAFNRRYMDIYLRKELNRCNRYEKNLSIMLLDIDDFKKINDTYGHVIGDTILAEISAIFKSTIRTEDVFCRYGGEEFLIIMPETKAEQSLNLFERIQKKLLTSELYANFGVTVSAGTAMYTPNKDDLANLIRYADISLYKAKANGKNQIVKFEKKYA; the protein is encoded by the coding sequence ATGAAAGATGAATTAAAACAAAAAGTATTAACCCTTATAAACTCCCGTTCTGCAGCAAGAATTCCAGAAGCAAAGTTCAGTTTTTCTGCAACTCTAAACCAATTTATCGATTATTATTTTACAGAAAAACAAGCGGAACAGCACTGGGAAAAAATCTCAAAACGCCACTTTGAACTTGAACAAAAATTAGATAAAAAAGTAAGTCTCTATCTTGCAATCGTTGATTATTTTACGAACGACAATCAATTTTTTCAATCGCCAGTTTTGGTAGAAATAAATGTTTTGCGAGAAGCAGAAGAAGCCGCTATGCTAGACCCACTTACAGGGGCTTTTAACAGGCGGTATATGGACATTTATTTGCGAAAAGAACTCAACCGCTGTAACCGCTATGAAAAAAATCTTTCCATAATGCTTTTAGACATAGACGATTTTAAAAAGATAAACGATACCTACGGTCATGTAATTGGCGACACGATTCTTGCTGAAATTTCTGCAATTTTTAAATCTACAATCAGAACAGAAGACGTTTTTTGCCGTTATGGTGGCGAAGAATTTTTAATCATAATGCCAGAAACAAAAGCCGAACAGTCTTTAAATCTTTTTGAACGAATACAAAAAAAACTTTTAACGAGCGAACTTTATGCAAACTTTGGAGTAACCGTTAGCGCAGGAACTGCCATGTACACTCCAAACAAAGATGACCTTGCAAACTTGATACGCTATGCGGATATAAGCCTTTACAAAGCAAAAGCCAACGGAAAAAATCAAATCGTAAAATTTGAAAAAAAATACGCTTAA
- a CDS encoding DUF763 domain-containing protein, producing the protein MIKRAGYADLPLHTGVVPKWLADRMMSLGTAIMEALILRYGKKEALVRLSDPLWFQSFGCVLGMDWHSSGITTSVMYALKRGLNRRAKELGLVVCGGRGKYSRKTPEELQILADMTGMDSNYLINSSKLAAKVDGCAVQDGFSLYQHNFILSDEGDWVVVQQGMNTGEKKARRYHWSSQNLRSFVENPHSGVTGENKGTILNLADSLADNTRSKILTLTHENPDKLLKEIKKIYQSESAQLELFNDAGETKTNIEEIKTCESKNNIEQTSILIKNDRNLVMPARHELKAQDVDLKKLGAVLATAYENDNKNFESLLLTQGLGARTLQSLTLVSEVIFGTPSRFTDPARFSFAHGGKDGHPFPVPTKIYDESIRILSDAIEESKLGYNEKSECLYRLHKTANHIEKNCLPETDFEKTIDWEKRNSKNWGGKTC; encoded by the coding sequence ATGATTAAACGCGCAGGTTACGCAGATTTACCGCTTCATACAGGTGTTGTTCCAAAATGGCTTGCAGACAGGATGATGTCTTTAGGAACTGCAATCATGGAAGCGTTAATACTTAGATACGGCAAAAAAGAGGCGTTGGTTCGCTTGAGCGATCCGCTTTGGTTTCAAAGTTTTGGCTGCGTTTTGGGAATGGACTGGCATTCTTCTGGAATAACGACAAGCGTAATGTATGCGTTAAAACGCGGTTTAAACAGGCGTGCAAAGGAACTTGGGCTTGTAGTTTGCGGAGGAAGAGGCAAATACAGCAGAAAAACGCCAGAAGAATTACAGATACTTGCAGATATGACAGGTATGGATTCAAATTATCTTATAAATTCTTCAAAACTTGCAGCAAAAGTCGACGGGTGTGCAGTGCAAGACGGATTTTCGTTATATCAGCACAATTTTATTTTAAGCGACGAAGGCGACTGGGTTGTAGTTCAGCAGGGAATGAACACCGGAGAAAAAAAAGCGAGACGATATCACTGGTCGTCTCAAAATTTAAGGAGTTTTGTAGAAAATCCGCACTCTGGAGTTACAGGAGAAAACAAAGGCACTATCTTAAACCTTGCAGATTCTCTTGCAGATAATACGCGCTCAAAAATCTTGACTTTAACGCACGAAAATCCAGACAAACTGCTAAAAGAAATTAAAAAAATCTATCAAAGCGAAAGCGCTCAACTTGAACTTTTTAATGATGCAGGCGAAACAAAAACAAATATCGAAGAAATAAAAACCTGCGAATCAAAAAACAATATCGAACAAACTTCAATTCTCATAAAAAACGACAGAAATCTCGTTATGCCTGCCCGCCACGAATTAAAAGCACAAGATGTGGATTTAAAAAAGTTGGGTGCGGTTCTTGCAACTGCATACGAAAACGACAACAAAAATTTTGAAAGCCTGCTTTTAACGCAAGGTTTGGGCGCAAGAACTCTTCAAAGCCTTACCCTTGTAAGCGAAGTTATCTTTGGAACTCCAAGCCGCTTTACAGACCCAGCACGTTTTAGTTTTGCACACGGCGGAAAAGACGGGCATCCTTTCCCTGTGCCAACAAAAATCTATGATGAATCAATAAGAATTTTGTCCGACGCCATAGAAGAAAGCAAATTGGGTTACAACGAAAAAAGCGAATGCCTTTACAGGCTGCACAAAACAGCAAACCACATCGAAAAAAATTGCCTTCCAGAAACGGATTTTGAAAAAACGATTGACTGGGAAAAACGAAATTCAAAAAACTGGGGCGGTAAAACCTGTTAA